In Henningerozyma blattae CBS 6284 chromosome 7, complete genome, a single genomic region encodes these proteins:
- the ENT4 gene encoding Ent4p (similar to Saccharomyces cerevisiae ENT4 (YLL038C); ancestral locus Anc_4.17) codes for MAIFESVRNFVQSPTELKVRTATDDNENSGATGTLMNEISVLTYSTKTNKEIVTVLKKRLTGYGKKSSHRNCIHIIKTLTLIAYLMNNGSLEFIRWINENQLLFEVMKNFEVSDTIHDEKFAIQIRDLSERILELINNRELLEQKRNEVDEFRSSISSPGRKSTDNSHIRKSTDSLIRKSLGERSTNFRSSLDEMRKSSMGYSDNPNGISNGSCSTANSANSNNSNLIDGNLNNSKYIGGLDLRRSGSSSRRNTHEYGKFGLDTLTEEDHPSKNDPYIYRGYSNGGNVATSPLAKDPTTAYLEEETFTKNNTDTNTNANLSIPANSNTNNLIFHTNPSDDHTTTFSHQMSPEIYASLAPPPITTSNPNTNPSANPSANPITNPSTSTCPVSPIVETSPATTATSSSSKKSQFSVHNPFRTLQP; via the coding sequence ATGGCTATATTCGAATCTGTTCGAAATTTTGTGCAATCGCCTACTGAGTTGAAAGTGCGCACTGCTACCGATGATAATGAGAATTCAGGCGCCACTGGGACGTTAATGAATGAGATCAGCGTTTTGACATATAGTACCAAGACTAACAAAGAGATTGTTACCGTGTTGAAGAAGCGCTTAACAGGGTACGGTAAGAAATCATCACATAGGAATTGTATCCATATCATCAAGACGTTGACGCTTATTGCGTATCTAATGAATAATGGGTCACTTGAGTTTATTCGATGGATAAATGAAAATCAATTGTTATTTGAAGTGATGAAAAACTTCGAAGTTTCAGATACAATCCATGACGAGAAGTTTGCTATTCAAATCCGAGACTTGAGTGAACGAATCTTGGAATTAATCAATAACCGAGAATTATTGGAACAAAAGAGAAATGAAGTAGATGAATTCCGTTCTAGTATTTCATCACCTGGTAGAAAAAGTACCGATAACAGCCATATTAGGAAAAGTACTGATAGTCTGATAAGAAAGAGTCTGGGAGAGAGAAGTACTAATTTTCGTAGCAGTCTCGATGAGATGCGCAAGAGTAGTATGGGATATAGTGATAATCCTAATGGAATAAGCAATGGTAGTTGCAGCACTGCAAATAGTGCCAATTCGAATAACAGTAATTTGATCGATGgcaatttaaataatagcAAGTATATTGGAGGACTTGATTTAAGAAGATCTGGTTCCTCATCGAGAAGAAATACACATGAGTATGGTAAATTCGGTTTAGATACACTTACAGAAGAAGACCATCCAAGTAAAAACGATCCATACATTTACAGAGGCTATAGTAACGGTGGTAACGTGGCTACTAGTCCTCTTGCCAAAGACCCAACCACTGCATACTTGGAAGAAGAGacttttacaaaaaataataccgatacaaatacaaatgcAAACCTATCGATACCCGCCAACAGCAACACTAACAATCTCATATTCCATACTAATCCATCAGATGACCATACAACCACATTCTCCCACCAGATGAGCCCGGAGATATATGCCAGCTTGGCCCCACCACCGATCACGACATCCAACCCTAACACGAACCCTAGTGCGAACCCTAGTGCGAACCCTATCACGAACCCTAGCACAAGCACTTGTCCTGTATCCCCTATAGTAGAAACATCGCCTGCTACAACAGCCACCAGCAGCTCTAGTAAGAAGTCACAATTCTCTGTCCATAATCCCTTCAGAACACTCCAACCATAA